In one window of Limnohabitans sp. MORI2 DNA:
- a CDS encoding YDG domain-containing protein produces MNRIYRTLWSAATQSWQAVPETAKTAGKKSKSSAGGVVASVALGLSLQGGAGAQSPPAPPPAINQLPTGGNVARGTATISQTATAQAAAMVVNQSSQRAVVNWNTFNVGSNASVNFVQPNAQAVTLNRVNDSNPSQIFGRITANGQVFITNANGIYFSPTSSVDVGAITATTHSITDDNFMSGKYVFERNGATGKVINEGNITAALGGYVALLAPEVQNAGVVVARAGTVAMAAGELITLNIDGAGSLAGITTTPSTIDALIENKLVVLAPDGQIILSAVALDKLQAGVVKNSGSLEANSLVNKGGKIVLEGDEIVMDRNSKIEAKGRTGGGVVLVGGDWQGSGDVRQATKVTMEAGATIDASATDNGDGGKVVLWSDIHNADSVTRVNGSIKAEAGPNGGDGGQIETSGHVLNVDGIQISTQSQNSATGMWLLDPWDITIDSSNATGTTWANPYTSAATSTILVSSITGALGSGTGGSNVTITTGGTAPDGNGSGNITVNADLSWSSIRTLTLTALGGVSGTGNISMAGAAGTGVIFSQTGSSTYSGIISGTNAKLTKLGAGTLTLTGNNSYGGGTTLSAGTLNLGSANAIGTSGTMQFAGGTLQFSSNNNTTDYSARFGLVAGYNYLIDTNGYDIKLAANLGAATLTKSGGGTLTLTGTDTGITGVTINGGILQIGDGNTTGAIANNAAVTTTANTTLIFNRSDDITYSSLAVGGAGGLTKIGNGTLSMSMSFANNKYSGPTLVKSGTLFYNSMGGVLNVYSPHTVESGATLKYISGVYIGSLSGAGTVYGTGTTGPVTLYMGNDNTSTTFSGIFKGDAAAGPNIVKNGTGTFTYTGSLSGYFSGLSTGVSGGTVQIGNGSAGLGDIGTTSLSINYNSTVIINRSDDFSIAGLTAGMSGSGAFILNSANTVTLSKSGSFAGSVVLNAGTLHLSPSILASSGTLMQGSGQATLKFTFNGGTLKYSANDTYDYSQNFITTAGQNYRIDTSGQSVTFATALTSVGGVLTKIGSGTLNLTAANTYDGGTTIGAGGTLQVASGMGTVGALGSGSVVDNGTLSINTTTAYTLNNVISGAGYLTQTGTSTTTVTSDNSSFTGGININAGTLTVGSTNALGIGGTISFGGGALKYGTGYTTDFSNRFSNAINQLYKIDTNSQNITLASSFGNTGSSFTKQGAGTLTLTGTNTYTGNTNINAGTLKAGSASAFGSGAVIETSGAVLDLNGQTITGNTGLTLYGTGISSGGALINSSATGASFAGLLTLGTASSIVAGTGSIALTHTGTITGGFGLTLDGAAGGSINSIIGTGAGTLTKNGAGTWTLNGANTFTGSTTIGTGTLTIGGAGSLGGGTYAGAITNTGTFNYASSATQTLSGAISGVAGVLTDSGTGTLTLTGTNSYTGTTTINSGSTLQVGSLSGTSGTLGSGAVTDNGNLIISRSGALTLNSIASAGITGTGNITVQSASTVNVNAAITLSGATSTIYVEAGANSAAGVSLLSDVTLTNTITTSATGTVAIFAGSPTFVPANGSTANLSLKMAGATGAIQYKTYNANLASLSTVVAGTRNFYYRASPTGVTATGIRATKTYDGTNNALGYIDTSAASVSGLSSDESGIGAVTGFAFTTANFNDANAGTKTLTLGGASINTATWTIKGLSMSTTGGSATINKANLVLTGSKTYDGTSSVSGAQLIATGVHSESFAITGTGASGNLGTADVQTNALMTSVTGLTLGASNGINAGASTNYNVLGTTGSSFTVQPATAILTATKTYDGNTSLTGSQLTITGVTVGSVTQTLGYSGTASLMDANVATANNYISGTGLVLTNGTGTASNYVLPAYSYSANNNRATVNAKSIQVTLASPSSTYTYDAVTSYATLASGLTAYTTNIPMVGSDSIASLNYAVTSNGVAVSTGVAQAGNFSVTPSLNSLSAGAAASNYSFTFNPLIVAVAKATLTVGGTPIAANKTYDRTTAATVSGGSLVGVLGSDSVTLTEAGTFASANVGNGIAVTANDTISGSSASNYTLIQPTGLSADITAKALTVNNTTVANKAYSGTNTATLSGGTLVGVIAGDTVTLNEAGTFASINASSSPIAVTAADTLGGGSAGNYTLTQPTGLSAYINKANATVTASSGTVTYTGLAQSVSGFTATGLVNGETAAVLSGVSAGATGTNAGSYASVATGTDNNYNLTFVNGALTINKANATVTASSGSTTYNGLSQSVSGFTVTGLVNNESPSVLTGVSAGVTATNAGTYASTATGTDTNYNLTFVNGAFTINKANATVTANSGTATYTGLAQSVSGFTASGLVNGESASVLTGITASGTGTNAGTYASTASGTDTNYNLTFVPGSFTINKAHLTVTADNASKTYGAANPTLSATVSGFVNGETLGTSGVSGAGAASTTATALTGAGTAVITPSLGTLTASNYDFTNFVNGTLTINKANATVTASSGTATYTGLAQSVSGFTASGLVNGETATVLTGVSTTGGTGTNAGSYTHTASGTAANYNLTFVDGALTIGKASATVTANSGSTTYNGAAQSVSGFTATGLVNGETTAVLSSVTAGATGTNAGTYTATASGTDSNYNLTFVNGTYTINKAPLSVSLTGQTKVYDGTTNATLANGSLTLTGFMSGEGATVSQTQASYNSPNVLNATSVTASLAAGDYTASSGTLLSNYVLPTSATGTGSITPARLSASGTKTYDGLVAFNAAGLTVSGVNGETFAATGSGTMGSKNVQTNQALSSVAGLSLSGNSGALTSNYAALATSDTQVSVTPLAVNLNAPSANKTYDSTTLYQVSAADLTALSSQLVGGDRVTAAQVTYADKNAGSNKRVMLNSVTINDDNGGNNYTVGKLDVNTGVINKAPLTVTAVSDARFVTQADAAGYAGVVYNGLVGGETASVLTTGTIARNNANTNTGAGQYTGTLQASGWQSGNYNISYVAGDYTIVGAHTLLVRVPTVSTTYGTAATYTPVAQYLDGSNNTIVTLTPTVTGNALTVNDNAGGSASFAITAANATLSSSGNVQAGGYNLQASNVVKVGNNFQNLVMTGGLTVNPKVLNSNLGVQPITKVYDGSASISNLGLNFDQPLAGVTTGDTVSLTGSGSFDDRHVATNKTVNLSLGLLGTDSANYALATPSFTTNTGSITQLASVTYTGASNGNWSDFSNWAGGAMPDRNNVAQVIVPTGKTVVYNSDQVGTIGSTLTVDGAVRFTSSNAFTLANTVSGAGDLQQRGNGMLTVSGTNTNFTGNLDIGSYQATLNNAQALGTGHVVASGGQLSVASGVTLSALHVDGAVTVDTAIKTTGDQVYNGALTFLSSGTAQAPNFESDAGNVDFLGTVSAGSGSKTAQRSLAVAAPQGSVLFNDQVGRMVKNLDFNIYLTSGLLDTSPYALTVTAPTIKLLGDVTTFDSQTYDGAVRVGNNTLNSNTRLLVSVDPSITFKGTVDDIAPAGKVNGLDVRAISLAAITGSTPVPTITFEDNVGTTSPLASLRLAAGTQSTVSGAMVTDIKTDDASRRDTNYKGDIVLKGNLTVDVAPEMIAEQLLAPTGSPTLTWSSGTPDFRLRLAGVGNDIVLPTNFHQNAPNQGGSSNSSGNSNAGVVNTTTGLDAIEAGSQWSMAHRTRVAQLAVNDAPMKVLREPSGQMVADVQVGNEATTLPNVSSGNVSRVQAQTVNVSSSGAFVQVREFAPQALEAQKPFVFELPADTFVHSREGEYLKLSATLSNGANLPRWVKFSFRDRSFSGEAPKHVKSLDVKVTATDRQGKRASTRIRLVFTHGSGS; encoded by the coding sequence ATGAACCGCATCTACCGCACCCTTTGGTCAGCCGCCACGCAGTCGTGGCAAGCCGTGCCTGAGACCGCTAAAACCGCTGGCAAAAAAAGTAAGTCATCAGCGGGCGGTGTGGTGGCATCGGTTGCCTTGGGCTTGTCCTTGCAAGGGGGTGCGGGCGCACAATCGCCTCCGGCGCCGCCCCCCGCCATCAACCAACTGCCCACGGGTGGCAACGTGGCACGCGGCACCGCCACCATCAGCCAAACGGCTACTGCACAAGCGGCGGCCATGGTGGTCAACCAAAGCAGCCAACGCGCGGTGGTCAACTGGAACACCTTCAACGTCGGTAGCAATGCCAGTGTGAACTTTGTGCAGCCCAACGCACAAGCCGTGACACTCAACCGCGTGAACGACAGCAACCCTAGTCAAATCTTTGGGCGCATCACCGCCAATGGCCAAGTGTTCATCACCAACGCCAATGGCATTTACTTCTCGCCCACCTCGTCGGTGGACGTGGGCGCCATCACTGCCACCACCCACAGCATCACCGACGACAACTTCATGTCGGGCAAGTATGTGTTTGAGCGCAACGGGGCCACAGGCAAAGTCATTAACGAAGGCAACATCACCGCCGCTTTGGGTGGCTATGTGGCCTTGCTCGCACCCGAGGTGCAAAACGCAGGCGTGGTCGTGGCACGCGCAGGCACCGTGGCCATGGCTGCGGGTGAACTGATTACCCTCAACATCGATGGCGCAGGCAGCTTGGCGGGCATCACCACCACACCCAGCACCATTGATGCACTGATAGAAAACAAACTTGTTGTGCTCGCCCCTGATGGGCAAATTATTTTGTCTGCCGTGGCGCTAGACAAACTGCAAGCCGGTGTGGTGAAAAACAGCGGCAGCCTAGAAGCCAACAGTTTGGTCAACAAAGGCGGCAAGATTGTTTTAGAGGGCGACGAGATCGTCATGGACCGCAACAGCAAGATAGAAGCCAAAGGCCGCACAGGCGGCGGCGTGGTGCTGGTGGGCGGCGATTGGCAAGGCAGTGGCGATGTGCGACAAGCCACCAAGGTGACGATGGAGGCTGGTGCCACCATTGACGCCAGTGCCACCGACAACGGCGACGGCGGCAAGGTGGTGTTGTGGAGTGACATTCACAACGCCGACAGCGTGACGCGAGTGAATGGCAGCATCAAAGCAGAAGCAGGACCCAATGGCGGTGATGGTGGGCAGATTGAAACGTCGGGCCATGTGTTGAATGTGGATGGCATTCAAATCAGCACGCAATCGCAAAACAGTGCAACTGGCATGTGGTTGCTTGACCCTTGGGACATCACCATCGACTCGAGCAATGCAACGGGAACAACTTGGGCAAATCCTTATACATCGGCCGCAACCAGTACGATTTTGGTGTCAAGCATCACAGGTGCACTGGGCAGCGGTACTGGTGGTAGCAACGTGACTATCACCACGGGCGGTACAGCACCTGATGGCAATGGAAGCGGCAACATCACGGTCAACGCTGACCTCTCTTGGTCCAGCATCAGGACACTGACACTGACAGCACTCGGCGGTGTCAGCGGCACTGGTAATATTTCAATGGCAGGTGCTGCAGGTACAGGAGTGATCTTCAGTCAAACTGGCAGCTCAACCTACTCTGGCATCATCAGTGGAACCAATGCAAAACTAACTAAGTTAGGCGCTGGAACACTCACACTCACAGGTAACAACAGCTACGGAGGCGGAACCACACTCTCAGCAGGCACATTGAATCTGGGCTCGGCCAACGCCATTGGCACCAGTGGCACCATGCAATTTGCGGGTGGCACATTGCAATTTTCAAGTAATAACAACACCACCGATTACTCTGCTCGATTTGGTCTTGTAGCCGGTTACAACTATCTCATTGACACGAATGGCTATGACATCAAACTTGCCGCCAATTTAGGGGCAGCCACTCTGACGAAATCAGGTGGCGGCACCCTGACGCTAACTGGCACAGACACCGGCATCACAGGCGTCACAATCAACGGTGGAATCTTGCAGATAGGTGATGGCAATACAACCGGTGCCATCGCTAACAACGCAGCAGTGACAACTACTGCCAATACCACCCTCATCTTTAATCGCAGCGATGACATCACGTACAGCTCATTGGCAGTCGGCGGTGCTGGTGGTTTGACCAAAATTGGTAATGGTACCTTGAGCATGTCAATGTCATTTGCCAATAACAAGTACTCAGGCCCCACTCTCGTTAAATCAGGAACTCTTTTCTATAACAGCATGGGCGGTGTGCTCAATGTGTATTCACCGCACACTGTCGAATCTGGAGCAACGCTCAAATACATTTCCGGCGTATATATTGGTAGCTTGAGCGGTGCGGGCACAGTTTATGGAACAGGTACCACTGGACCAGTGACTTTGTACATGGGGAACGATAACACCAGTACCACGTTCAGTGGCATATTCAAAGGCGATGCAGCCGCAGGCCCCAATATTGTTAAAAATGGCACAGGAACTTTCACCTACACGGGTAGCTTATCTGGCTATTTTTCTGGACTTTCCACAGGGGTGAGTGGAGGTACTGTACAGATTGGAAACGGCAGTGCAGGCCTAGGTGATATAGGTACAACGAGTTTATCTATCAATTACAACAGCACGGTCATTATTAACCGCAGTGATGATTTTTCGATCGCAGGTCTCACTGCTGGTATGAGCGGAAGCGGTGCATTCATTCTTAACAGCGCGAACACGGTGACCTTGTCAAAGTCTGGCTCTTTTGCTGGTTCGGTTGTTTTGAATGCAGGCACTTTGCATTTGAGTCCTAGCATCCTTGCAAGTTCTGGCACGCTTATGCAAGGCTCCGGCCAAGCAACACTCAAATTCACATTCAACGGTGGCACGCTGAAATACTCAGCCAATGACACTTACGACTATTCGCAAAACTTCATCACCACAGCCGGGCAAAACTACCGTATCGACACAAGCGGTCAATCCGTCACATTTGCCACAGCCTTAACCAGTGTAGGGGGCGTGCTCACCAAAATAGGCAGCGGCACACTGAATTTAACGGCAGCCAACACCTATGACGGTGGCACCACCATTGGCGCGGGGGGGACCTTGCAAGTAGCAAGTGGGATGGGTACGGTTGGTGCACTAGGCTCAGGCTCCGTCGTCGATAACGGCACTCTCTCTATCAACACGACAACTGCTTACACATTAAACAACGTCATCAGTGGCGCTGGCTATTTAACGCAAACTGGCACGAGTACCACTACAGTAACGAGTGACAACAGCAGCTTCACAGGTGGCATCAACATCAATGCAGGTACGCTGACCGTAGGCTCGACCAATGCATTGGGGATTGGTGGAACCATCAGCTTTGGCGGTGGCGCTTTGAAATACGGCACAGGCTACACCACCGATTTTTCTAACCGATTCAGCAACGCCATCAATCAGCTTTACAAGATTGATACCAACAGTCAAAACATCACGCTGGCATCTTCTTTTGGAAACACCGGCAGCAGCTTTACCAAGCAAGGCGCTGGCACTCTCACACTTACAGGCACCAACACCTACACTGGCAACACAAACATCAATGCAGGCACTTTGAAAGCAGGCAGTGCCAGTGCTTTTGGCTCAGGCGCTGTTATTGAAACCAGCGGGGCTGTGTTGGACCTCAATGGACAAACCATCACCGGCAACACAGGCTTAACCTTATACGGCACAGGCATCAGCAGCGGCGGGGCTTTGATCAACAGCAGCGCGACAGGTGCAAGCTTTGCAGGCTTGCTCACTTTGGGTACAGCCAGTTCAATCGTGGCTGGCACAGGTTCTATTGCATTGACCCACACAGGCACCATCACAGGCGGTTTTGGTTTGACGCTCGATGGTGCAGCGGGCGGATCCATCAACAGCATCATTGGCACGGGTGCAGGCACGTTGACCAAAAATGGCGCTGGCACTTGGACACTCAATGGTGCCAACACGTTCACAGGCAGCACAACCATTGGCACTGGCACGTTGACGATTGGTGGTGCAGGCTCACTCGGTGGTGGGACGTATGCAGGTGCAATAACCAACACTGGAACTTTCAACTATGCCTCATCTGCAACTCAAACCTTATCGGGAGCAATTTCAGGCGTCGCAGGTGTTTTGACAGACAGTGGTACGGGTACGTTGACCTTGACCGGCACCAACAGCTATACAGGTACAACAACCATCAACAGCGGAAGCACACTGCAAGTGGGCAGTTTGAGTGGTACGTCAGGAACCCTTGGATCAGGCGCAGTCACTGACAACGGAAATTTAATCATCTCTCGCTCAGGTGCATTAACGTTGAATAGCATTGCATCTGCGGGCATCACTGGCACGGGCAACATCACTGTGCAGTCCGCAAGCACCGTCAATGTCAATGCAGCCATCACATTGAGTGGTGCTACCAGCACCATCTATGTTGAAGCGGGTGCCAATTCGGCAGCGGGTGTTTCATTGCTAAGTGATGTCACGTTAACCAACACAATCACCACCAGCGCCACCGGAACCGTTGCTATTTTTGCAGGCTCTCCAACATTCGTTCCGGCGAATGGCTCAACAGCCAATCTGAGTCTCAAAATGGCTGGAGCCACAGGCGCCATCCAATACAAAACCTACAACGCCAACCTAGCCTCACTAAGCACTGTGGTCGCGGGCACACGTAACTTTTATTACCGTGCCAGCCCCACCGGCGTCACAGCCACTGGTATACGGGCAACAAAAACATACGACGGTACAAACAACGCCTTGGGCTACATCGACACCAGCGCGGCGTCTGTGTCTGGCCTCTCATCTGATGAGTCAGGCATTGGAGCCGTCACTGGCTTTGCATTCACCACAGCCAACTTCAATGATGCCAATGCAGGTACAAAAACGTTGACCTTGGGTGGTGCATCCATCAATACAGCCACTTGGACCATCAAAGGTCTGTCTATGTCGACCACTGGCGGGTCCGCCACGATCAACAAAGCCAACTTGGTATTGACGGGTTCTAAAACGTACGACGGCACATCGTCTGTCTCTGGCGCGCAATTGATTGCCACGGGTGTGCATAGCGAGTCGTTCGCGATCACTGGCACAGGTGCCAGCGGCAACCTCGGCACTGCCGATGTTCAAACCAACGCGCTCATGACCAGCGTGACTGGTTTGACTCTAGGCGCCAGCAATGGCATCAATGCAGGCGCTTCAACCAACTACAACGTCTTGGGTACCACTGGCTCCAGCTTTACCGTGCAGCCCGCCACTGCCATATTGACTGCCACCAAAACCTACGATGGCAACACATCGTTGACAGGAAGCCAACTCACCATCACGGGCGTGACCGTAGGCAGCGTGACGCAAACTTTGGGATACAGCGGCACAGCCAGCTTGATGGATGCCAATGTGGCCACTGCCAACAATTACATCTCGGGCACAGGCTTGGTCTTGACCAATGGCACTGGCACAGCCAGCAACTATGTACTGCCTGCTTACAGCTATAGCGCAAACAACAACCGAGCCACCGTCAACGCCAAGTCAATTCAAGTGACGTTGGCATCACCCAGCAGCACCTACACCTACGATGCTGTGACGTCATATGCCACGCTTGCATCCGGCTTGACGGCTTACACCACCAATATTCCGATGGTGGGTAGCGACAGCATTGCAAGCCTGAACTATGCAGTCACCAGCAATGGCGTGGCGGTCAGCACAGGCGTGGCGCAGGCTGGTAACTTCTCTGTCACACCCAGCCTCAACAGTTTGAGTGCGGGCGCAGCCGCCAGCAACTACAGCTTCACCTTCAACCCCTTGATCGTGGCAGTGGCCAAAGCCACTCTCACCGTGGGCGGCACCCCCATCGCTGCCAACAAAACTTACGACCGCACAACCGCTGCCACTGTCAGCGGCGGTTCGTTGGTCGGTGTGCTGGGCAGCGACAGTGTGACTTTGACGGAAGCTGGCACTTTTGCATCGGCCAATGTGGGCAACGGCATCGCGGTAACAGCCAACGACACCATCAGTGGCAGCAGCGCCAGCAACTACACGCTCATTCAACCTACAGGTTTAAGTGCTGACATCACAGCCAAAGCACTCACGGTGAATAACACCACCGTCGCCAACAAAGCCTACAGCGGTACCAACACAGCCACGCTCAGCGGCGGCACATTGGTGGGTGTGATTGCGGGTGACACCGTGACCTTGAATGAAGCTGGCACGTTTGCATCGATCAATGCCAGCAGCTCCCCCATTGCAGTAACTGCCGCCGACACATTGGGTGGCGGCAGCGCAGGCAACTACACCCTCACACAACCCACTGGCTTAAGTGCCTACATCAACAAAGCCAACGCCACCGTCACAGCCAGCAGCGGCACAGTCACGTACACAGGCTTGGCTCAATCGGTGAGTGGTTTTACGGCCACTGGTTTGGTCAATGGTGAGACTGCCGCAGTCCTGTCTGGCGTGAGTGCTGGTGCCACAGGCACGAATGCTGGCAGCTACGCCTCTGTCGCCACTGGTACCGACAACAACTACAACCTCACATTCGTCAACGGTGCGCTCACCATCAACAAGGCCAATGCCACCGTGACCGCCAGCAGTGGCTCCACCACCTACAACGGCTTATCGCAATCAGTCAGTGGGTTCACCGTCACCGGCTTGGTGAACAACGAATCTCCAAGCGTACTCACAGGCGTCAGTGCCGGTGTCACAGCGACCAATGCGGGCACATATGCCTCCACAGCAACAGGCACCGACACCAACTACAACCTCACGTTTGTGAATGGTGCATTCACCATCAACAAAGCCAATGCCACCGTGACCGCCAACAGTGGCACAGCCACCTACACAGGCTTGGCTCAGTCGGTGAGTGGCTTCACAGCCTCAGGCTTGGTCAATGGCGAATCTGCCTCTGTACTCACGGGTATCACGGCCAGCGGCACGGGCACCAATGCAGGCACATACGCCTCAACCGCCAGCGGCACCGACACCAACTACAACCTCACCTTTGTTCCTGGCTCGTTCACCATCAACAAAGCACACCTCACCGTCACTGCAGACAACGCCAGCAAAACCTATGGTGCTGCCAATCCAACGCTGAGTGCCACTGTGAGTGGATTTGTGAATGGGGAAACTTTGGGTACATCAGGCGTCTCAGGTGCAGGAGCCGCCAGCACCACGGCCACCGCTTTGACTGGTGCAGGCACCGCCGTCATCACTCCCAGCTTGGGCACATTGACTGCCAGCAACTACGACTTCACCAACTTCGTCAACGGCACGTTGACGATCAACAAAGCCAACGCCACCGTGACAGCCAGCAGCGGCACCGCCACCTACACAGGCTTGGCCCAATCGGTGAGTGGCTTCACGGCCTCTGGCTTGGTCAACGGCGAAACTGCCACAGTGCTCACAGGTGTGAGCACCACCGGCGGCACCGGCACCAATGCAGGCAGCTACACACACACCGCCAGTGGCACGGCTGCCAACTACAACCTCACCTTTGTGGATGGTGCGCTCACCATTGGCAAGGCGAGTGCCACGGTCACAGCCAACAGCGGCAGCACCACCTACAACGGGGCAGCACAATCGGTCAGCGGCTTTACCGCCACAGGCTTGGTGAACGGCGAAACCACAGCCGTGCTGAGCAGCGTGACGGCCGGTGCCACAGGCACCAACGCAGGCACCTACACCGCCACAGCCAGTGGCACCGACAGCAACTACAACCTCACGTTTGTAAACGGCACCTACACAATCAACAAAGCTCCGTTGAGCGTGAGCCTGACTGGCCAAACCAAGGTGTACGACGGCACAACCAATGCCACACTGGCCAATGGCAGCCTAACGCTCACCGGCTTTATGAGTGGTGAAGGCGCTACCGTGTCGCAAACACAGGCCAGCTACAACAGCCCCAATGTGTTGAATGCCACGTCTGTCACGGCCAGCTTGGCCGCTGGCGACTACACCGCCAGCAGCGGAACATTGCTGAGCAACTATGTGTTGCCCACCAGCGCCACGGGTACAGGCAGCATCACCCCCGCGCGCTTGAGTGCATCGGGCACGAAGACGTATGACGGCTTGGTGGCATTTAATGCCGCAGGGCTAACCGTGTCAGGCGTGAATGGCGAAACTTTTGCAGCCACGGGCTCTGGCACGATGGGCAGCAAGAACGTGCAAACCAACCAAGCTTTGTCTAGCGTGGCGGGCTTGAGCCTGAGTGGCAACAGCGGCGCGCTGACCAGCAACTATGCGGCTTTGGCTACGAGTGACACGCAGGTGTCGGTCACCCCCTTGGCAGTGAACCTGAATGCGCCATCGGCCAACAAGACCTATGACAGCACCACGTTGTACCAAGTGAGTGCAGCTGATTTGACAGCCCTGTCGAGCCAGTTGGTGGGCGGCGATCGCGTGACAGCGGCCCAGGTGACGTATGCCGACAAAAACGCAGGCAGCAACAAACGCGTGATGCTCAACAGCGTGACCATCAACGATGACAACGGTGGCAACAACTACACCGTGGGCAAGTTGGATGTGAACACGGGCGTGATCAACAAAGCACCGCTGACCGTGACGGCAGTCAGTGATGCACGCTTTGTGACGCAAGCCGATGCCGCTGGCTACGCAGGCGTGGTGTACAACGGTTTGGTAGGCGGCGAAACCGCATCGGTGCTCACAACCGGCACCATTGCACGCAACAATGCCAACACCAACACGGGTGCAGGCCAATACACAGGCACGTTGCAAGCGTCAGGTTGGCAGTCGGGCAACTACAACATTAGCTACGTTGCGGGCGACTACACGATTGTGGGGGCACACACCCTGCTGGTGCGTGTGCCCACGGTCAGCACCACGTATGGCACGGCGGCGACTTACACACCCGTCGCGCAGTACTTGGATGGCAGCAACAACACCATCGTCACCCTCACCCCCACCGTGACTGGCAACGCATTGACGGTGAACGACAACGCTGGTGGCTCGGCAAGTTTTGCCATCACTGCCGCCAACGCCACGCTGAGCAGCTCGGGCAATGTGCAAGCGGGTGGTTACAACTTGCAAGCCAGCAATGTGGTGAAGGTCGGCAATAACTTCCAAAACTTGGTGATGACGGGTGGCCTGACGGTGAACCCCAAAGTGCTCAACAGCAATTTGGGCGTGCAACCCATCACCAAGGTGTATGACGGCAGTGCCAGCATCAGCAATTTGGGTTTGAATTTCGACCAACCCTTGGCAGGTGTCACCACGGGCGACACGGTGAGCTTGACTGGCTCTGGCAGCTTTGATGACCGCCATGTGGCGACCAACAAAACCGTCAATCTGAGTTTGGGCTTGCTCGGCACCGACTCGGCCAACTACGCTTTGGCCACGCCAAGTTTCACGACCAACACAGGATCAATCACGCAGTTGGCCTCGGTCACCTACACGGGGGCAAGCAACGGCAACTGGTCAGACTTCAGCAACTGGGCAGGGGGCGCCATGCCTGACCGCAACAACGTGGCGCAAGTCATCGTCCCCACGGGTAAGACGGTGGTCTACAACAGCGACCAAGTGGGCACGATTGGCAGCACATTGACGGTGGATGGTGCAGTTCGCTTCACATCCAGCAATGCGTTCACGCTGGCCAACACGGTGTCAGGCGCAGGTGACTTGCAACAACGCGGCAACGGCATGCTGACGGTGAGCGGCACCAACACCAACTTCACTGGCAACTTAGACATTGGCAGCTACCAAGCCACGCTCAACAACGCGCAAGCATTGGGCACAGGGCATGTGGTGGCCAGTGGTGGGCAGTTGTCGGTAGCGTCGGGCGTGACGCTGTCAGCCTTGCATGTGGATGGTGCGGTGACGGTAGACACTGCTATCAAGACCACCGGCGATCAGGTGTACAACGGGGCATTGACCTTCCTCAGCTCGGGCACGGCGCAAGCGCCTAACTTTGAGTCAGATGCAGGCAATGTCGACTTCTTAGGCACGGTGAGTGCCGGCAGTGGCTCTAAAACAGCACAGCGCTCATTGGCAGTTGCAGCCCCTCAAGGCAGTGTGTTGTTCAACGACCAAGTGGGCCGTATGGTCAAGAACCTTGACTTCAACATCTACCTCACCTCCGGGCTGCTAGACACCAGCCCTTACGCGTTGACGGTGACTGCACCGACCATCAAACTGTTGGGCGATGTGACCACCTTTGATTCACAAACCTACGATGGCGCAGTGCGCGTGGGCAACAACACGTTGAACAGCAATACACGTTTGTTGGTGTCGGTGGACCCGAGCATCACCTTCAAAGGCACCGTGGACGATATCGCCCCTGCAGGCAAGGTGAACGGTTTGGATGTGCGTGCCATCAGCCTGGCCGCCATCACCGGCAGCACGCCCGTGCCCACCATTACCTTTGAGGACAACGTGGGCACCACCTCGCCTTTGGCGAGCTTGCGGTTAGCGGCAGGTACGCAAAGCACTGTCTCAGGCGCGATGGTGACAGACATCAAGACCGATGACGCCTCACGCCGCGATACCAACTACAAGGGTGACATCGTGCTCAAGGGCAACCTGACTGTGGATGTTGCACCTGAGATGATTGCCGAGCAGTTGCTAGCACCTACTGGCTCGCCCACCTTGACTTGGAGTAGCGGCACACCTGATTTCAGATTGCGTTTGGCGGGTGTTGGCAACGACATCGTGCTGCCAACCAATTTCCATCAAAACGCACCTAACCAAGGCGGCAGTTCAAACAGTAGCGGCAATAGCAACGCTGGCGTGGTCAACACGACCACAGGCCTTGATGCCATTGAAGCAGGCTCTCAGTGGTCCATGGCACACCGCACGCGTGTTGCGCAATTGGCGGTCAACGATGCACCGATGAAGGTGTTGCGCGAACCATCGGGCCAGATGGTGGCCGATGTGCAAGTGGGCAATGAAGCCACCACGCTGCCCAACGTCTCAAGCGGCAATGTGTCACGCGTGCAGGCACAAACGGTGAACGTGAGCAGCTCCGGTGCGTTTGTGCAGGTGCGTGAGTTTGCACCGCAAGCCTTGGAAGCTCAGAAACCTTTCGTGTTTGAGTTGCCAGCGGACACGTTTGTGCACAGCCGCGAGGGCGAGTACCTGAAGCTTTCTGCCACCCTGAGCAATGGTGCGAATTTGCCACGCTGGGTGAAGTTCTCGTTCAGAGATCGCAGCTTCAGCGGTGAAGCCCCCAAGCATGTGAAGTCGCTCGATGTGAAAGTGACGGCCACAGATCGCCAAGGCAAGCGCGCTTCAACGCGTATCCGCTTGGTATTCACGCATGGTTCAGGTTCATAA